In one Pseudomonas sp. R84 genomic region, the following are encoded:
- the hppD gene encoding 4-hydroxyphenylpyruvate dioxygenase gives MADLYENPMGLMGFEFIELASPVPGTLEPIFEIMGFTKVATHRSKNVHLYRQGAINLILNNEPNSVASYFAAEHGPSVCGMAFRVKDSQKAYNRALELGAQPIHIETGPMELNLPAIKGIGGAPLYLIDRFGEGSSIYDIDFVFIEGVDRNPVGAGLKIIDHLTHNVYRGRMAYWANFYEKLFNFREIRYFDIKGEYTGLTSKAMTAPDGMIRIPLNEESSKGAGQIEEFLMQFNGEGIQHVAFLTDDLIKTWDQLKKIGMRFMTAPPDTYYEMLEGRLPNHGEPVDQLQSRGILLDGASEQGDKRLLLQIFSETLMGPVFFEFIQRKGDDGFGEGNFKALFESIERDQVRRGVLATE, from the coding sequence ATGGCAGATTTATACGAAAACCCTATGGGCCTGATGGGCTTTGAATTCATCGAGCTCGCATCGCCGGTGCCGGGCACCCTGGAGCCGATCTTCGAGATCATGGGCTTCACCAAAGTCGCGACCCACCGCTCGAAGAACGTGCACCTGTACCGTCAGGGCGCGATCAACCTGATCCTCAACAACGAACCCAACAGCGTTGCTTCGTACTTCGCTGCCGAGCACGGCCCGTCCGTTTGCGGCATGGCGTTCCGCGTCAAGGATTCGCAGAAAGCCTACAACCGCGCACTCGAACTCGGCGCTCAGCCGATCCACATCGAAACCGGCCCGATGGAGCTGAACCTGCCGGCGATCAAAGGCATCGGCGGCGCGCCGCTGTACCTGATCGACCGTTTCGGCGAAGGCAGCTCGATCTATGACATCGACTTCGTGTTTATCGAAGGCGTTGACCGCAACCCGGTCGGTGCTGGCCTGAAGATCATCGACCACCTGACCCACAACGTGTATCGCGGTCGCATGGCTTACTGGGCGAACTTCTACGAGAAGCTGTTCAACTTCCGCGAGATCCGTTACTTCGACATCAAGGGCGAATACACCGGCCTGACTTCGAAAGCGATGACCGCACCGGACGGCATGATCCGCATCCCGCTGAACGAAGAATCGTCCAAAGGCGCGGGTCAGATCGAAGAGTTCCTGATGCAGTTCAACGGCGAGGGCATTCAGCACGTGGCGTTCCTCACCGACGACCTGATCAAGACCTGGGATCAGTTGAAGAAGATCGGCATGCGCTTCATGACCGCGCCGCCGGACACCTACTACGAAATGCTCGAAGGCCGTCTGCCTAACCACGGCGAACCGGTTGATCAGCTGCAATCGCGCGGCATCCTGCTCGACGGCGCCTCGGAACAGGGCGACAAGCGTCTGCTGCTGCAGATCTTCTCGGAAACCCTGATGGGCCCGGTGTTCTTCGAATTCATCCAGCGCAAGGGCGATGATGGTTTCGGTGAAGGTAACTTCAAGGCACTGTTCGAATCGATCGAGCGTGATCAGGTGCGTCGTGGTGTACTTGCCACTGAGTAA